tgacatatatatagagaaattttcgagttgggtagttgaaatataacaacgattttacaaggaatattttacatggattttacatggttttaacatattatttacaacgactttacgacgaaattaggtaagttaaagcacattgaatacacgttttcacctaaatataacggtaacatgcttcgttgtaatgtcgatgtaatgattacgacgtatttctcattccacgtacattcgtcgtaaacttacatggagtttacgacgaaatcagttcgtcgtaaatttacatggcgtttacgacgaaagttatattcctcgtaatttcgttgtaaagaccatgtaaatttacgacgaaatattttcgtcgtaaatgttcgttgttacgggcacgttttcttgtagtgattgcaaacttaaaaaaacttaactgcacttattagatttttattggcttaaaattatgggttaaaatcacaaaaaattatgcaaatttaatgtgttttattaaaatgtgtaaaaaatctaaaatatgtaacattttgaaacagatGTAGTACAAAATAAGTAAAGTAAACACATATATGCGAAAAAAGATCaatcaataattattattttttctaagagcatctccaacccataaCACTATTTTACTATCAAAACTACACTATTTTGGTATAATTCCAGcactaaaaaatattcttttccAACCACAACACTAAACTTCAcattaaaaatagtattttataatattctatgcatttaattttttatttgtcatttatttaattgtatattttattaattaaataaataaatagtattttagtgGAGTGAATAATATTTTAGTGTGGTGAATAGTATCACACCAAATTTGATACGAAATTTTAGTGtgacattaaaataatataatttttgcaGTTGGGTTGGAAAGATTTTAGTGTAaaaattacactaaaatagtgttttgtAGTTTGGTTGAAAATGAATTAATGGAATTATATGctgttttgtttcaaaattgTAAGTATGTAACCTGTTGTCGTTGACTCGTTGGAATTTACTTACTAACTTGCACTTATATTGTTAAACGGGCTTTACATCTatttgattatcaatattgtgaATCACTAAATCTTTGAACATATCGCACATTTCTCGGCTTCGAATTGATCTATTTCTCGTCTATAAATAATCAAAGCTAATAAAGAATAATTTGCTAGTTAAGTTTTGGTTAGCTTAAGCCCAAAGTTCTAAACAGTCATACTGtattatttataggaaagcagaTGCAACCTAATTTTCTAATTCGGTTTAACTTAACAACCCGTATCATACGTATcctagaaaaaaaagaactaatcGTAAATATACGAAAATCTTTCACTCCGCTATATATATGAacttatactaaaataaaaaaatacatttttgttatgaaataacttataatttattgtatcgagaaatttaaataaaagtagaatttaatacccgtaggaagcaaataacactaatataagggagaaagtttattataaggaggaagaagaaaatgtaatgattctttgattataaactcttgttcttgttttttggtgtacaaatgagtgagatgagtgatggtatttatagtgagcaacaatacataaaatatgaaAGATAGTGCTTGAGTTAGTAAAtgagtggatgatcatagtgcttgagcttggtaaagaagtggatgatcatttcaatgcttatcttataacactcccccttgatcatccatcttgtattacgtggtgcctcgttaaaaacttagtcatggaaaacccaatgggaaaaaccgtagtaaaaataaaaagagtacaactacgtaagctccctctcgaatgagtagtcatagaacctttagaacaatgatagattttcatctctcaaattgtaacattctctttgggtgtctatcttttgtatgttctttgttgcctcgttaaaaccttgtcatggaaaaacccaatgggataaaaaaaaaaccatgataaggaaaaagagtacaaccacacttactatcatatttctttccctggaaacaatatcttcaggatatgcattccaatcaactctcttcagagaattaagcttaagagaataaactctattcatttctattatgatatctagggtctttagacttcttgtccataattctcttttgacttagacaatagtttattggtctatttggatttcaaaccaaatttcttacatataatcgtatagaaattcgtctcgtacatacgaattattcatttgtaactatagaagttactattatgattttctttcttttcatatgaaattacatctttcagtaatgaaaaagattaataattttcttaaataacactcttacgtatggtatttcaggaccaaacatatacgagcgtcttaaataaaatactttaaggatctttatgataacatctcagttttagatctccagtttagaatacataaaaacaatatagtattgtcaagagttttcttccaaaatataatttttctataactcttcaggagttttgattatattcaaatcatgattctattgatttataatctcttgataaatacaaatggatacatttgttaaccttataatatttcatatatcccataaaatagtttgtttcaattcgatcgaatatgcagagttcccgggaacatgattttgatatcatcaatccttcatggattatactttcagggattaacatttttcaagtggattgttttattcaagttcttcctttattaccagactataaggaacttgaaactagttgcatctaccatatgaaattatgtctcttcacaatcaatttcatattgatccttctttgtgtgcaacggttcatttacatctcacttgtttcaccttttagtgtatggactactggtccaaatacttctctatttcacaagaagtttatatctttgtctattgcatctttctgatttggccaatcatttctttgtgtacacttttcaatagactttctttaatgatcctctttctcatttattatatcaactgctactttgcatgtataatatcatcgacgtcaattttcttatcggttccattttgtttcatacatgacataacttattgagatctcttcatttgtctcatgtacctgaattttcgtcagtcatgtttaatttctcttctggagatcatacaaaactatattgcctcgttttgaccattatcaatatatgctccttttcatttacgaggatttatcttgggaaccaatctgtctaccacgctgcaggcgtgactagtagtttgatattgttcttgtagaacatttattcttattgtagcatttacagctggtatatgtgacttgatcactatatttatatgggtcgtgtctggcaactgctttagtaagttttgaaatgaattatcttttggacttctatttcacattgtgtttagcccgaggatcaatgataattcatttcaactttttttcttttccagctgtttattttctcccccttatgttggaagtactaactcacttttagaattcatgtatagccttacttatatttttcggggatggctctggattcttaagtgtcaatagaaatttatatccaacatatatttccaacctcatttgaaaacacatcttcatttgaagctctgtggcagagcaacatccaacattcttagatgaaaatgattggtTTCTGATTCTATACCAATGATAGGGAGAACTAGTGAATATTTATTGACTTGATGCGAACCAgtgttgctcaaaatgtttagcacttatctcagtgaatgtgctatagtcgttaaagactttaagaagtgaattcaccaatattataaaaatgcatagtgggtgatcagtccactaacatcttcgttatttatgccaatatcttattttggctggtgaaaaccatattacccttttatcttatgggtaagcaacatatgtcaaatcattcggaagaatcttatggttcttatatgactatgcatatgacctttaagtatatattcgcattattaatgaaccaaaatggtctaactgattcatgccaaatgtaaacttctagtttactatacatttatcttcattatactaatctttgtgtagtacaatatataagaggctgtagatattttctctaaaatacttatactgctttgagaattatttctgattgaaatgtatatatcatttcgtttgcttattgtctcaacataagtgtctcaaaatcttacggatttactttgaaaaaaattcatcaatcttagttttagtgtaaacataatcttctggatgtttGACTTATCATAAAATCTTTCACTCCGCTATATATATGAacttatactaaaataaaaaatacattttgcaTATGTATCTACTAGCTTATTTGTGTGCATATATAGCTTGATATTTAGCATGTGGTCGTATATCGTGAAGAAAAATCGTGTTTAACTCTTTCTGTACACGTGGatatatgtgtatatgtataaaaaGAGATTACATGTAGATATAGAGAGActgtataattaaaaaacattcatatataAATAGAGCTTTGCTAGATCAAGGATCTTTATTCATCATCCTCTCCGTAttattcttctccttctccttgttctttttttttattgaggGTTTTAGTCTCCTTCACTTTCCTCTACTATTTCCATCATACAAAACCACAGTTTCTATCTTAAGATTAGTACAATATACAAACACACATCAACTGAAACTATATTTCTTTTGATCCTTTATGTATATGtgtacataattatatttactaCCCCGAAAGAAAGCAAGCTAAGGAATCCTCAAAGGTAACCCATTCACCACTAACCATCTCTACATTTTTCTCATGATCTCATGTAGGGTTTATTTATGCATGCtgcatccaattttttttttttttttttgagaagatCCAATTTCTCCCCTCCCCAAGTAGTTAACGTTGATCATGCTCTTAACTAGTTGCACATAGTGTTCATCCACTGACAATTCATATTTTCGAagagtttgtttattttaaaccCTGATTAGTTGAttaatacactacaagaaaaagtCTCAATGCCGACATCAAAATTAATTGGAAATTCGTATAGCTGTCTTTCTTTTAGATTGCATGTGTGAATGGAGTATTTCGATTCTGAGTTGTGTTTTTACAATGAAATGTCTATCTATAACGAGATTTAGCTTCTAACAATGATAAGCATTTATacagtataaatatatttgtatagcGTATGAACATgcaaattacatttttttttaaatttacccACTAGTTTGCACATTCACCTTATACAAGTGAAAAGGACAACTGTAATAGGTCCCACCCCGATAAACAggggattttttttgtttttactctaATGAACagaaattaaaaatgattaccATTTCTCTGACGCCCCGACCGTCCACAGCTAATAGATCACCCACGTCCGCTttctcggcccgtgggcccatCCCGTTCCAAcgatcggtccgttaatttttctaaaagttcgaaatcattgtttactgaccctgcaatcaccacccgacctttttcCATGCTTTGGtctcactcgcacgctatcgcgaaccacttcccgataggtcacccttCCTTCCACTAATCCAgttcaagcacgcttaactctggagttcttttagcatgtgctccggaaaaggtaagtcaactttggtgacatatgtagtcaaatcaattctcttaagtctTTCCATATATCGCAACTCGGGATATTACAATTTCACTTTAGTTAAAATTAACCACAAAATGCAATCCTGCAACATTTCAAAGAGTCAAAGCTTCGTGATCAATACCCCATAAATAAAATGCTTATGAATATCTAAGTAAGcagtatataactatatatctAAATACATATTCTATTGTTTTCTGTAATAGACTTTCTAGGACTATTACTTTATAGGGCTATTGTCGTATTGATACATGCACAATACTCTAGTTATATTCTATTGTTGTctaaattgtattttattacaGGCCACGTAATTGGGCCATAATAAGACCCGGCAGTCCACGTGAAAGAGAATCCTTCCCACTAACCATCCACGTTATCGCGCTAATCTTTTAATATTTCCTCATTAATCAATATAATATGTCACTATAGATTTTTGCTGGTTCAACAATCTCAATCTTTTCGTTTGTGGCATAAACTAGTTTCAGATAACAAATTCTTTTATTTCCTACTTGTAAATTACTATTTGTAGAGTAAAACGTAAACAATGCTACGTACAATCAATACAACTTATTGATCCAAGTCTAGATATAAAAAAACTAACAGATAAATGGCCTAATATATAGTAATTCATAATGAGATTACCTACCAAAGCTACCACAAAACTCAAAGCAAacaaaaatactttaaattcattaatACATATCCCTAGAAGAGCTCCTTATTAAAACATattcaaaaaccttttataTCGCCACTCGCCACTCCTTCGGATCTCTAAACGAATAAACCAGTCATTAGACCAAAccatttagatttttttttcttaaacatatGATGTTCGATTCAAATTTGACAAAAGGATAATTAAAACAGTTTATTTCTGTGGTGTTACGTACACGCGCTTAAAGAGAGTAGTGAGTTTAAACCTGAACTGTGTAGTCATTAAGTGAAAGTGCATGGAAAATCTCGAGTTGTTGTTTCCtacacctctctctctctctgtgttttCCTCATTCTTTACTATTTCCTATACGTATCAACTTGTAAGCAGAACTCTTTTTCAAAACTTTGATCCATAAAcccatacatacatatatatctaCGTATTGATGTATCGCATATATAACAACAACACATAGAGAGTGTGACAAAGTTTATTGTTTGCTTTCTTTCTCTAGCAGGACTTTGTTTTGATGGAGGAAAACCCGCATCGAGTTTCACGTAGACACAATGGCGGGACCCACTGTCAAAACGACGACGAAGGGAGCCGTCGAGAACGTCATCACATTCACGGCGATAAAGTCAAATGCTCTGGCAAGAGATGCCGGTCGTGGGCGGCGGCTGCTATTGCTGACTGTGTAGCGCTTTGTTGCTGTCCATGTGCGATCATAAACTTTCTTACTCTCACTTTCGTCAAGGTTCCGTGGATGATCGGACGGCGATGTCTCGGTCGGAGCCggaataaaaagaagaagaagaagttacacATGAGACAAGGGAGCAGGAAACTCAACGGTGAAGATGATGTGTTTGAGATGGCCGGAGGAGATGAGAAATGCGGTGGCGGCGTAGGATGCTGTGGCGGCGGAGATTATGATGATCACCGGTTCGTGGTGGAGAGAGATGGGAGTTTAACGAAGGAGGAGGACAAAACAACGACGTCGAGTAGAGGAGATGATGAGTCGAGAATAAGTGCAAGAGTTGAAGCCGAGAGAGTGTGGTTAGAGTTGTATCAGATTGGTCATCTTGGATTTGGTCGAGTCTCCTTCACTGGGATCCAATGATTTTAATCAAAAAAGTCAAAACGTTGTAGGAATCTTTTAgttaatatttagaaaatttcggAGGATATATAATGTCAATTTTTTTCCTAGTCTGTGTTCATATTGTGATTAGTAATTAGCGATAAAAATCgcataaataactaaatttataTGTCAAATTTGGAAGTGTACATTTAAAAGTAGTCGATAAAACATGCTTAAAGCGGGATCCATGGTAAATTTAAGGATTCGTATGTTCAAAACTCGATGCattaaaaagattatttataGGATCCTAGGAAAGTTTAGTTTAATAATACGGATTTAAATGGGCCTATTCATTAATAACCTCTAATGCTGGGCTAAATACGAGGCCCACTATAAAAGGTTAACGATGATTTATTTGAGGTGGCAGCTCATAACCGACCTTGCGTATTTTAGCAAGCTTCTTTAGTTATTGTAAAGAGGACTCTACTTGATTGCCTTTTCACCGCCTTCTTCCTATAGAGAACGACAATGGAGAGCGAGCCAACTCGAGTGATGGTGGCGGTGAACGAGTCGTCGATCAAAGGCTACCCACACGCGTCGATAAGCAGCAAAAAGGCGTTCGAGTGGACACTGAAGAAGATCGTGAAGTCCAATACCTCTGGCTTCAAGCTTCTCTTGCTTCACGCTCAAGTCCAGGACGAAGACGGTTATCCTCTCTTTTTTTACTACCGTCTATTAATCATTCTCGATACTCTTGAATTTGACTCTGCATAATTTTGATGTACGATTGATTTGTTTAGGGTTTGAGTAGAACATTATAGGTTTATATATATGCTGTTAAGGTCTTTGAGTGTTTTCAGAAGGATCGTGTTTGTGATTCGCTCGCATAATCTCTGACTTTGACTAGCTTTTGATATATGAAGTTTCATATGCCAAGGTTCTAAAGAAGTTGTATTGATCATGAATTGGGAACTAGGTTTTGATGACATGGACAGCATATATGCTTCCCCTGATGATTTCCGAAACATGAGGGAACGTAACAAGGCTAATGGACTTCACCTTCTTGAGTTTTTCGTTAATAAATGTCATGAGATTGGGGTAAAACACTCTCTTTGATGTACCAAAATCTCATATACTCTTTAATTGATCTTGATGTCCTTCACTTGTATCATAATCTCATAAAATCCAAAGTATAGCTTTTGATACGTGTAAGTTGTTGAACTTGTAGGTTCGGTGTGAGGCCTGGATCAGGAAAGGTGATCCCACGGAAGTGATATGCCATGAAGTTAGGCGTGTCAGGCCAGATTTTCTGGTTGTCGGAAGTCGTGGTCTTGGTCCATTCCAGAAGTACGTACAATCCTGAACTAGACTTATTTCTCTATGCTTTATACCCGTATAAACTAGTCATTTGGTGGTTTTGGGCATCGATACACCCCCAGAATCCTGCTCTCGGTATCTAATAGTTTCTGTTGATGTTTTCACTAGTATGTAGTTTTTCTGTTTAGGAAGTGGGATTACATGCATAAAAACTCTGCCTATGCGATATTAGACATTTTACTGCAAGATAATCGTGATTTTAACTAACTTATGTTTGATAGAAGTTGAGGAGAAGGCTGTGTACTTGAACGACGTATATTATTAGAGTTTCAAACCTCAGGCTATTGTGTAATCAGCTCACACTTGTTACTATATGGACAGGGTATTTGTTGGAACGGTGAGTGAGTTTTGTGTGAAGCATGCAGAGTGCCCAGTCATCATAATCAAACGCAGTGCTGAAGAAAGTCCACAAGATCCAGCTGATGACTAAATTTCAAAAGCAAGACAATCCATGCGGTGTTCTTTTGTCTGTGAGAGACAACAAACCGTATGTAGCAGCACAtgagaagagaaaaaggataAACAAAACTCTTTTGAATGGTCTAAAACATCCAAACAGAAGTTCTATTATTCGGTGTGTAATCTTTTGACTCTTATGTCTTAAATGTATGGTTTATATAAGTGCCTATGTTGTGCGTCTCTTGTTGTAGTAGAAACTCGATTCACATATATTTAATTGTGTGTGGTCAATGCCTTCGTCTTTCATTCTCTAAAACATCCAAACAGAAGTTCTATTATTCGGTGT
This genomic stretch from Brassica napus cultivar Da-Ae chromosome C9, Da-Ae, whole genome shotgun sequence harbors:
- the LOC106417985 gene encoding uncharacterized protein LOC106417985 encodes the protein MEENPHRVSRRHNGGTHCQNDDEGSRRERHHIHGDKVKCSGKRCRSWAAAAIADCVALCCCPCAIINFLTLTFVKVPWMIGRRCLGRSRNKKKKKKLHMRQGSRKLNGEDDVFEMAGGDEKCGGGVGCCGGGDYDDHRFVVERDGSLTKEEDKTTTSSRGDDESRISARVEAERVWLELYQIGHLGFGRVSFTGIQ
- the LOC106418722 gene encoding universal stress protein A-like protein; translation: MESEPTRVMVAVNESSIKGYPHASISSKKAFEWTLKKIVKSNTSGFKLLLLHAQVQDEDGFDDMDSIYASPDDFRNMRERNKANGLHLLEFFVNKCHEIGVRCEAWIRKGDPTEVICHEVRRVRPDFLVVGSRGLGPFQKVFVGTVSEFCVKHAECPVIIIKRSAEESPQDPADD